The Nicotiana tomentosiformis chromosome 2, ASM39032v3, whole genome shotgun sequence genome includes the window TCAAAACTCAGAATAAGGTAAGAGGTTAAGTTTTCTTTGTTGAGGATTGTTCGTGTTATGCATGATTGATCTGATCTGTTCTTATCGTGCTCCACAAAATATCCGATGTACCTGGTTGAATGAAAAATGGTTTCAGACAGCGGGTATTCAAGTTATCTATGGGACAAGTATAGGAAATGATATGAATTTAGTTGTTCTACTTTTGTATGGGGTTTTTCCATAAAtggtatattttttaatttaagatgACGCAATGCGTTGGAGTTGTTCTAGTATTTTACAATCTGGTTGAGAGTTACTGTAGAAGTTGTGTCTACTGTGCTTTATTTGTTTTCTCTAATTTCTCACTCATGCAATTTAATATCCTAAAATACTTGCAAACTGGGATGGTCAATAAGCATTTCTTgttctttcttccttttcttgcCACGATGAGCCACAGATCCTCTTGTCCTCCTGCCCGCTTAACACATATGAGACAAAAATTGTTACAAATAATAGTCATCTTGATATAGATTTTGCTGTAACTGGTAGTATCTCTTTTTACTTCATTTCTCCAATTGGATTTGACCCTTTTTCCCATAAATTATCTAATCAGATCAGGGATGAGCTTCGGAATGAAACTCTGCAgcttgctagtaagtttgggtcACTTCTTAGTAGCTGAGATGTTTCTATCCATTAAACCAGATAGATTTTGAATTCACTTTTTATGCAGGGGAGAATTTAGAGAAAGAACCGCGGATAATGGAGCTTAGGAATCAGGTGAGATATTACTTAATCTTTTTATTACTTCTCCCTGTTACTTTCACTTACACTTTTTAAATGACTAGTTTGACCTTTTAGCATCAAAGCATTGATTGTGAAAGATTTTATGTGTCCTTCCTATTTTGCTGATTACAGTGCAGAATCATCCGCACCACTGAATTGGCTGCTGCTCAAGAAAAGCTGCATGAACTGGAAAGGAGAAAAGAAGAGCTTTTGAAATTATACTCTCCTGCATCACTCCTCCATCTGTTACAAGGTAAAAACTGGAAATGCATATTTTTTTGGTGGGGAGGGGCCCCGGGGGTTTgggggtggtggtggtggagTTTCCTTTTGTACGGAGAACACAAGTGGAGCAAACTATAAGTAGTTACTTACACATCAGTAGAACAAGTTTAGATCTTTGATTTTGGGGAACTATGGTTTTAATGCTGCAATTTCAACAAAGTGAAGGGCCTCTTAGGAGTTCAGTCTGCATCATATTTGGATTTTTAAGAAAGGATCATTTTTAAATATAGAAATAGTAGCACCCAAGTGTGTGTCATGGTGGCCAATGAAGTGGGTtcagaaccatgaggtctcaggttcaaatctcAGCGGCGGAGgcaaaaacactaggtgatttcattctattttttcaaattttggtGGACAGAGTTACCCGGTGCTTGTGCTTGTGTTGGTGGGAGCTAGTAGGTACCCTTCGGAATTAGTCGAGGGTGCGCAAGCTGGCTCGGAGACCGCGGTtatgaaaaacaaaaagaaatattAAAGAAGAATATATATATTGTAAGGATTGATGCATTGGGAACTTTCTTGACCCAACAGGTGCTGCTGCATGACAGTTCTAAATTTCTAATGTTCTGTAGTTTACACTTTACTGTTCTGTCAAATTGCTTAAATGATTTCTGCTAAAGCTCCTGGGAACAGTCAAGTGTCAGTAGCGCATTCACTAAGTGTCATTTATTTGCCTTTGTCTAAAATCTACCATAACACAGACTTGCCTTTTATATGTCACAATGCATTATAACTTGCTACCAAAACTGTCCCCCACAGTCCTCCAGACCCTTGGTATAGACATAGCCGTAGCCTTAGATGTTTAGGTGACTCCATACTATAGCGTTTACACTCTAGCTCTTTTATATTACTTTCTCGAATGGTGTTACCTTGTTCTACCTTAACTAGTATACACATTCTTATTTAACTGCTTGTAATTTATTCAATTCTCTCAATCAGGGTTGCTCcggtggtaagcaccctccacttccaaccaagaggttgtgagttcgagtcatcccaagagcaaggtggggagttcttggagggagggagccgagggtctatcggaaacagcctctctactccagggtaggggtaaggtctgcgtacacactaccctccccagaccccactagtgggattacactgggttgttgttgttgttgttgtttacttCTTAATCAAGTATTTACGACATTCCAATAAAACCCTTTTCTCCATACAAAAGCGATCTTAAGGAGCTGGTGCTTGAATCTCAATTATTCATTCTTCAACAAGACTTGACGAACCCAAGTCTTTGCGTTATTGGTTGTGATTGAAGCTATTAGCGAGGTTGACATGAATCAAGAATTGTCAACAAGTTATTTTCATCCGTTAGCTGTCATCACCTGGAATAGATTTGGTGTTTGATACGACCTTCCTTTTACTATAATAATGATATTTAAAATGCTTTCATAGGACTTTTTGGTTCTTAATTTGGCAATGGAACATGCCATAGTGTTATAAGTTCTATGGAATGAGACTAATTTTTTCTGCAATTTAAATTTTTACCATAGTTGTGTCCGCCTAATTTCTTTTCAGATGCTTATGTTCATTTTGGTTGTGCTAGTTTTGGGGACAAGGGCTGGGGGTTCACAAATTCAATGGTGACCTGTATAGACCAACAAACATTTTTCCCATTTGAGGTGTctagtattttcttttttctaaCCTTGGAAGTTTATAATCTGATATGCAATAAAGCTGGCTGATAGGAGCTTAGGAACTTACATTGCTTATAGCAATCAACCATTCTTGAGAGACCAATTTGAAAGTTGCACTATGGTTTTCAATGGTGGGTGTAAAATAGGCGACTTGGCGATGGATTTTCTAACTGATGTTACTCTTGATACAGATGCCATGAATAAGACTGACGAGGAATCTGAAAGTCTACACAGACAGTTTCTTGATGGGGAAATTGATCTTACAACATTTGTGCAGAAGTACAAAAAACTGCGATACAGTTACCACAAACGTGCACTCACACACCTTGCTGCAAAGACATCTGTAACTGGCTGAATGTTGCTTAATATGATATGTGTGAATATTATAGCTGAGCCTGCCTTTGCTGCTAAAACTACGTGTATACGAAAGACTGCTTCAGATGTAATATTGTGATTGATTTCTGCCAGCTTGGCCTGCACTGTGTGCTTGATATAAGAGAGGACTATTCAATTTTTCTGATAAGACAAGACAAATATTAGATTAATTGTGGTATATATGTCAGAAAATGATCAATCTCATCTTATCTCGGATCTCGGCTTTAACATGCCTGTGTAGCTGGTGTTTACTATTGCTTCATTCTGGAACAAAGAGAAGTGTGATATTTTCATATTTGGGCCCCGGGGTGGGGAGTGGGGGTGGGGGGGTGTTGTTGAATGGTTTTATTGTTTATTAGTATTAATGTAATTGGTTCAGGGGAGCACATGATCCGCTGTCTGTTGCTGTAGTTTATTGATTGCAACTATTTGTTGTGGCTGTTGATTCCAAGAACGCAAATTGTTTGTGAAGCATCAATTGCATAGtctgaatactttaatatttctCCTCTTCAACTATTTTACGTGAAAGAGTTTTTAAGGAGGAGCTGAACAGAAAATAAAGATTAGCATCACAGATGATCAAAGTCTGTCTCGAAACTCTACGTCGAAAAACTTGTTTGCAGTAAAAAAGAAGAAAGTATCAGCATAAAATAATTGCACAAAATGAGAATAAACTTATGTGCACCCAAAAACAGAAAATGAGGGTAGTGTGTAGTATATGCAGACTTTACCCTTAACTTGTAAGGATAGAGATGTTGTTTCCAATAAACCCTCGGCTCGGGAATGGACCGGAGGGAATACATCAACTAAAAGAAGAAAACAGATAAGAAATTAGTTGATAAAAGAATTAAACATATTCACTTCAGCATGTGCATAAAAATCGTAGCTTAATCGCTGATATACCACCACTCAAAAAGAACAAAGACAAACCCAATAAAACCAAACATTTGCCCGCAACATACAAAAGTATTTAAAAGAGCTAATGGGAAACCTTCTCGAAAGAAAATGGCATTCTCGCGATCCTTCGTCAAATTAATTTGGGATACTCCTTTTATTTTGGGATGTTTCAAAGAAAGAAACGACGTTATGAAATAGTGTATAATGGAACTATAAATGACTTTcacattttcaaaaataaaaatttactcAACTAtcaaaattataaattatgataagtgttatggaaataattatattgtggatgttaatttattactccgctatagataatcttcctgaagaagattatccatttagtactctgttgaactttatctacaagcagctgatgcaggcaggttgcaagcagctcaatgaaatgatttgcagcagcttcttattaaacaggcaggttgcaagcaactcatgcagacagcttacaagcagctaaagaaaaaccTTGCAGCTGCtttctgaaaagcctcgcagctgcttcatttcttttataaatagaggaattttcggttcattatgtacatgaatttgaagttgaataatatatcagtttctctctatacttgtcttcagtttatctactttatagtatttattttataacacgttatcagtacgagactctgtcattttgagcacttacttcgaatttaatttctatatcatgttcgtctccgatgtaaggcgacactcttatgtctgtggttagatcttgttcataACGAAcatcataaggcagattatatccttgaggtggtgagtttttcttcttggcagtagtGATATAGATATCACTTACATCTGGTGTGGCCAAATTTGCAtaatttaatttgagccttttgcttatattttaatatcattatcatcgcttgcttagttatatgttacgtatatagtacctattttggtatttgttttcatcctaattatcttaataaaggattacaaagtggataacattgttagatccacttaaactccagcagagtttgcaagaaatatacaaccaccagaagtggttatgtttcgtatatctcactgtaactaaattttgttaaccaccagaagtggtatatgcctatgaccaccagaagtgataatttaggctttctatggttacaattaaagataagctagagaaatattctctatattacatgcacgcatcgatttgctcctgaagtagtaaatattttaaaagagattGAAGCATCACAgttgatgtgattaatgcgcgttcagataattatattcgattttctgaaggatgagaatttctgataaatattaatccattccctgaagtgaatgtgataatattaataaagtcgtaaatatgaacgtgctcttgatgtaaatatattacaattcaccttcagaagaggtaatatgattgagagaatatatactcaattttTCGTATTTCaatttgctcctgaagaagtaacgcaattgaaattttctcccgaagcaggaaaatattatgaaacgGTGTCTTTCTGTgcgaaaataaaataatgagctattcaaagttatttttgaagcacattttTGTTCCATGtagtgaatgaagaaataccatAACTCACCTCCGGAAGAGCTAGAATAATAGAtgaaataaatattatttttgtggcatAAAGATCATTGTCGCGCATACCTGTTGTACATAAaaacatcttggataattttattaagtatcattctaaggcaaaatCATTCTTGTAGAATGCTTTCTACTCAACCACATTGATATATTATGGTTACTTGTTATTAACTACCCCGAAGAAAATAACAACTCATGTATATTTTTTTGAAGGATGTAATGACTATGTAGTTGCCGCtttgatataaaatattcatATGTTAATGGTGTTTCTCCCTGAAGGAAACACaaagttggtggtaaaaatattgaaattcttgatttcttacatttataaatttagaattgtttttatattatttatttgattatgattttctctcatgataccagaagtgtctgaacaatatttgatagtacaaaatgtattAACAACTCTTGAAGAGCTAgatgtttgtctagaagacacatgacaccagtagtgtccgataaatattagattgtggataataaacgAAGGCTCTCAgagagcttatatacaaatatgacattcttattatatgattatggtcaaaacatatgaTGTAGTAAACTTGAAGTTTACTGATACAAATGactatcatattgagactacaaatgattgaaagattgaaaatcttcacgtttccacaatcatatggggtaaatatgtatgtgagaagttacccgccttattctttaaatttgtactacatcatgtatcacagtatagcagaagtttactaatgcaaaagcagccacagtaaatcaaaaatttactgatacaaaagtagccacagtaaatcagaagtttactgatgcaaaagtttatgccatagtaaaccaaaAGTTTACTGATgtaaaagtttatgccatagtaaaccaaaagtttacttagagatagcacatgtCATGATAAACTTTAAgatttcatttgccatttttaaatgagctatttgagaattcagataagcatatattgaagaactagaagattcttcaagaattctcttgtgttgcttgttctcgtaataacttgattataccaactaaagttgggactaaaatccccgaattctgaaatatataaaaggtgaatatgagctcattcacctatcatgtgaaccacttatagatgcatatataagatggttacatgtatgtttattgtcaacctgcagtttgacatttgaaattgtctttctcaattaagagcataattttcagattatgaaatcaagataattcatcttgatgatgctggtttatatccaagctagtttagcattgagtacctcctattaatggctaaaccattgcttatgagaacaaagcctcatgtgttggtctaagattttttaaattgcatacaacagcacttgtatgcatcagaccaacaaaatatgataagtcatcccctcacaattggtttaggatcagaaaccaaatatttttactatctaataacttttaatgtgtggtatatgattaatttatctaccacaatgcacaaagatatatTTTCCAAAAAAGATTTGGGatatatgttagtttttctaacatttgggggatggaataaaacagttgaaaaatatgctatatgaatcaaattatcattaatatgatcctcgcttagaagataatttaagtcaaatgccagaagcatttgcggatccaaaattaaatatcatatttcagctgcaaatgcttCTATTAAAATTAAGTCCCTGAAGGATAGAGTTTACTGTACgcatgaagcgtggtagaccaattggttccaaaggtaacaatccttgaaaagaataggagcaaatgatcataataaggaggaaataagctctggaagagcccacgacataacatttcatgaaactccggaagaagttcaggtacctgaaaataaagaaaatgatgaGATTTCAACAATTTATGTCGCTTGCGAACCGATATGAAATGATCGttgacgatatatttgatacaatatagtgcacaatattataaaagattgtgaggatcggacctgtagtccagacacctgaagatgtcatgccatctaaatgcaaggcataacctatatgactcatttgattaagtctatatgaagattcctgaaggatttaaaatgcctgaagcatatagttcaaagcATCGTGAAATATATTCAATCagagtacaaagatctttgtacggtttaaatcaatctgggcgcatgtgatataatcgaCTCACTAAATTGATGAATGAAGGTTATGTAAATGAAGGCATTTGTTCATgcatttttacaaaaaaaacaacatcatagtttgttatacttgttgtttatgttaatgGCATAAATATCataggaactccagaagagctccaaaggaaaaaactttgtcttagtctgcaaattgaatatttagcagacgagatctttacCCATCAATCTGTCTATACAGAAAAGGTCTTAAAAcgtttttacatggacaaagtgcacccattaagtacaccaatcgggtgttcgatcacttgaagtgaataaggatccgttctgacctccagaagaggatgatgaacttcttggtcctgaaatactctaTCTCAGTACAATtgatgcacttatgtatcttgttaatgttacaaggcctgacatagcattttctgttaatttactagcaagatataactcttctcctacacggagacattggaataggattaagcatatattgcgatatttaaagggaac containing:
- the LOC104114441 gene encoding vacuolar protein-sorting-associated protein 37 homolog 1-like, producing MFKQFWGSQGQQAQQRPQEGNNNPWYAPSASSSPGSSRPATPSPSSSGSFGAQRPTDRPSSASHVSPAEAACIINALKDKSVDELRKLLSGDDAYQNFLLSLEPVKTQNKIRDELRNETLQLARENLEKEPRIMELRNQCRIIRTTELAAAQEKLHELERRKEELLKLYSPASLLHLLQDAMNKTDEESESLHRQFLDGEIDLTTFVQKYKKLRYSYHKRALTHLAAKTSVTG